Proteins co-encoded in one Pieris napi chromosome 10, ilPieNapi1.2, whole genome shotgun sequence genomic window:
- the LOC125053278 gene encoding putative nuclease HARBI1, translating to MENIERVLTSIENIETLGTAADMNPRMPKLYVRNEYNQNPFELYSENEFKRRYRFFKHTVLNVILPLIITNLQPFNNRGLPILPQLQILIALRFYATGCFQMVCGDLNSISQSSVCLIVNKVSAELSKLLPRFVNFPRNMTTVKRKFEELGKSNTHHGLNNIIGAIDCTHIKINRPRGITHSEAYRNRKGYFSVNVQAIIGPDLEIFDIVTRWPGSSHDSRIFRNSQAYARLVNGELEGVLVGDSGYPALNFMLTPLLNPQTRADNNYNYSQLRTRNIVERFFGVWKKKFPCLQRGLRSKLTNTSNIIIACAVLHNIGIQRGDVYDDGDLTDQTPEVEQHRNNERSTTGLAFRQSVIAQFN from the exons ATGGAGAATATAGAGAGAGTTCTAACTTCAATAGAAAACATTGAAACGTTAGGAACTGCAGCCGATATGAATCCCCGTATGCCTAAGCTATATGTTCGGAACGAATACAACCAAAATCCTTTCGAGCTGTACAGTgagaatgaatttaaaagaaggtaccgtttttttaaacacacggTACTAAATGTGATCCTGCCACTGATAATTACAAACTTACAACCTTTTAATAACAGAGGATTGCCAATTCTACCGCAATTGCAAATACTTATTGCATTAAGGTTTTATGCAACTGGATGTTTTCAG ATGGTGTGTGGTGATTTGAACAGCATAAGCCAATCTTCAGTGtgcttaattgtaaataaagtttccgcagagttgagtaaattacttcctagatttgtgaattttccaagaaatatgaCCACAGTCAAAAGGAAGTTTGAAGAATTAGGAAAATCTAATACGCACCATGgcctaaataatataatcggaGCTATTGACTGTAcccacattaaaattaatagacccAGAGGTATCACCCACTCTGAAGCATACAGGAATAGAAAAGggtatttttctgtaaatgtgcAAGCTATAATAGGGCCTGATCtcgaaatatttgatatagtgACTAGGTGGCCTGGAAGTTCACACGACAGCAGGATATTTAGAAACAGCCAGGCGTATGCAAGACTGGTAAATGGTGAACTAGAAGGAGTTTTAGTAGGTGACAGCGGCTATCCAGCACTGAACTTCATGTTAACACCACTTTTGAATCCACAAACAAGagctgacaataattataattattctcaatTGAGAACTAGGAATATTGTTGAAAGGTTTTTCGGAGTGTGGAAAAAGAAATTTCCATGTTTGCAGAGAGGACTACGatcaaaattgacaaatacCAGCAACATAATTATAGCTTGTGctgtattacataatataggtatacagaGAGGGGATGTTTATGACGATGGTGATCTTACTGATCAAACACCAGAAGTCGAACAACACAGAAACAATGAAAGATCTACTACAGGTCTAGCATTCCGGCAATCTGTGATTGCACAATTTAACTAG
- the LOC125053281 gene encoding myb/SANT-like DNA-binding domain-containing protein 3, with the protein MDKKKQKPYSEYERQLLVQLVQSKIGILENRKTDAVSQKKKHEAWEELAIEFNNSNVSHTADSKQLKKMWQNMKAKARDAKTLEAQRKRTGGGPAPPEMGPMDTQVIAVMPQIMPSIDVPIDCDTLTTVEAGTGYDNDGESWRPKRARVSSIEATLESVIQPGTSQDWTDEAGLTETSVEVTTKSEPSQLSATPSAIRKNKTSFEDIKKKLLWQELDNNKKKFEIEVEHMKLKNQLEIEFLRHKYKLELEILQFKKESENK; encoded by the exons atggataaaaaaaaacagaagccTTACTCGGAATATGAGAGGCAACTGCTTGTACAGTTGGTTCAGTCAAAGATTGGCATTCTAGAGAACAGGAAGACGGACGCCGTTTcccaaaaaaagaaacacgaGGCTTGGGAAGAATTAGCAATAGAATTTAATAACTCTAACGTGTCACATACT GCTGAttctaaacaattaaaaaagatgTGGCAAAATATGAAGGCAAAAGCTAGGGATGCCAAAACCCTTGAAGCCCAAAGGAAGAGGACAGGAGGAGGACCAGCACCGCCTGAAATGGGGCCAATGGACACTCAAGTGATTGCAGTCATGCCACAAATAATGCCATCAATAGATGTGCCAATAGACTGTGACACATTAACTACAGTAGAAG CTGGTACTGGTTATGACAACGACGGTGAAAGCTGGAGACCAAAGAGGGCAAGAGTGTCCAGTATAGAGGCCACACTTGAATCTGTAATTCAGCCGGGAACAAGCCAGGACTGGACTGATGAAGCTGGGTTAACGGAAACCAGTGTTGAGGTCACCACTAAAAGTGAACCCTCTCAGCTATCAGCTACACCATCAGCgatcagaaaaaataaaacttcatttgaggatattaaaaaaaaattgctgtgGCAAGAGTTagacaacaacaaaaaaaaatttgagataGAAGTGGAACACATGAAACTAAAAAATCAGTTAGAAATCGAATTTCTtcgacataaatataaattagaactagaaattttacagtttaaaaaagaatctgaaaataaatga